One genomic region from Bombus terrestris chromosome 15, iyBomTerr1.2, whole genome shotgun sequence encodes:
- the LOC100644823 gene encoding V-type proton ATPase subunit B: protein MYSKSIGERQATKEHVLAISRDFISQPRLTYKTVSGVNGPLVILDEVKFPKFAEIVQLKLADGSMRSGQVLEVSGSKAVVQVFEGTSGIDAKNTHCEFTGDTLRTPVSEDMLGRVFNGSGKPIDKGPPILAEDFLDIEGQPINPWSRIYPKEMIQTGISAIDVMNSIARGQKIPIFSAAGLPHNEIAAQICRQAGLVKLPGKSVLDSHEDNFAIVFAAMGVNMETARFFKQDFEENGSMENVCLFLNLANDPTIERIITPRLALTAAEFLAYQCEKHVLVILTDMSSYAEALREVSAAREEVPGRRGFPGYMYTDLATIYERAGRVEGRNGSITQIPILTMPNDDITHPIPDLTGYITEGQIYVDRQLHNRQIYPPVNVLPSLSRLMKSAIGEGWTRKDHSDVSNQLYACYAIGKDVQAMKAVVGEEALTPDDLLYLEFLSKFEKNFISQGSYENRTVFESLDIGWQLLRIFPKEMLKRIPTNILAEFYPRDSRH, encoded by the exons ATGTATTCGAAAAGTATTGGGGAACGTCAAGCCACTAAGGAACATGTTTTAGCTATTTCAAGAGATTTTATTTCACAGCCACGGCTTA cgTACAAAACTGTGTCAGGTGTAAATGGGCCATTGGTAATATTGGACGAAGTTAAATTCCCAAAGTTTGCAGAAATTGTTCAATTGAAGCTTGCTGATGGATCCATGAGATCTGGTCAAGTATTGGAAGTATCTGGGTCTAAAGCTGTTGTTCAGGTATTTGAGGGTACTTCTGGCATTGATGCAAAAAATACTCATTGTGAATTTACTGGTGACACTCTTCGGACCCCTGTGTCCGAAGATATGCTGGGCCGTGTCTTTAATGGATCTGGAAAACCAATTGACAAAGGTCCTCCTATTCTTGCGGAAGATTTCTTGGACATTGAAGGTCAACCAATTAATCCATGGTCGCGTATCTATCCTAAAGAAATGATTCAAACTGGCATCTCTGCTATTGATGTTATGAATTCTATTGCTCGTGGGCAGAAGATCCCTATTTTCTCTGCCGCAGGTTTACCACACAATGAg ATTGCTGCACAAATTTGTCGTCAAGCTGGTCTTGTAAAATTACCTGGGAAGTCAGTTTTAGACTCTCATGAAGACAACTTTGCTATTGTATTCGCTGCTATGGGTGTGAACATGGAAACTGCTCGTTTCTTCAAGCAAGATTTCGAAGAGAATGGTTCTATGGAGAATGTATGCCTCTTCTTGAATTTGGCTAATGATCCTACTATTGAAAGAATCATTACTCCACGTCTGGCTCTGACTGCAGCTGAATTTTTGGCTTATCAATGCGAAAAACATGTTTTAGTCATACTTACTGATATGTCCTCTTATGCCGAAGCACTACGAGAAGTATCAGCTGCTCGTGAAGAAGTTCCGGGACGACGTGGCTTTCCCGGTTACATGTATACCGATTTGGCAACTATATATGAACGAGCTGGTAGAGTAGAAGGTCGTAATGGTTCTATCACTCAGATTCCAATTTTAACTATGCCGAACGACGATATTACTCACCCTATTCCTGATTTAACTGGATATATTACTGAGGGACAAATATATGTTGATCGTCAACTTCATAATAGACAAATTTATCCACCTGTTAATGTACTTCCTTCATTGTCTCGTCTTATGAAATCCGCTATTGGTGAAGGGTGGACGCGAAAAGATCACTCTGATGTGTCTAATCAATTG taTGCATGTTACGCCATTGGAAAAGATGTACAAGCTATGAAAGCTGTTGTTGGTGAAGAAGCTTTAACACCAGATGATTTACTATATTTAGAGTTCCTTTCAAAGTTCGAGAAGAACTTCATTTCTCAGGGAAGTTACGAAAATCGTACAGTCTTTGAATCACTGGATATTGGttggcaattattacgtatcttCCCTAAGGAGATGCTGAAACGAATTCCTACTAACATTCTCGCAGAATTTTATCCAAGAGACTCGCGTCATTAA
- the LOC100644580 gene encoding 4-hydroxybutyrate coenzyme A transferase isoform X2 yields the protein MTEYGARCDVRNVRLFHMHLEGEASFAKPENAKHFRSISFFIGGNVRPAVQTGHADCIPIFLHEIPRVFNEGYIKPDIALIHVTPPDHHGYCSLGTSVDCVRSAVSNSTRIVALVNKYMPRTFGDAIIHISHLDFAVEHHKPLPVHPVKPPSKEEQQIGKYIAENLVVDGATLQMGIGSIPDAVLSLLTSHQNLGIHSEMFSDGVVELVKKGCITNNRKTMHKGRIVGSFCVGSEKLYDFMNNNPFIEMLVVDYVNDPKIIAKQPNMTAINSCIEVDITGQICSDSIGTRMYSGFGGQLDFIMGAALSEDRQGKPIIALQSVTSKGESKIQPVLKSGAGVVTNRAVARYVVTEYGIASLFGKSLQQRSYELIQIAHPDHREALEKAAFARLKVMPAP from the exons ATGACTGAATATGGTGCCCGATGTGACGTGAGAAATGTACGATTGTTTCACATGCATCTTGAGGGTGAGGCATCGTTCGCTAAGCCAGAAAATGCAA AACATTTCAGATCCATCAGCTTCTTCATTGGAGGCAACGTGAGACCAGCTGTTCAAACGGGTCACGCTGACTGCATTCCAATTTTCTTACATGAGATCCCACGAGTATTTAATGAAGGATATATAAAACCAGATATTGCCCTTATCCACGTTACTCCACCTGATCACCATGGATACTGCTCACTTGGTACTAGCGTAGATTGTGTACGATCTGCTGTGAGCAATTCTACACGCATCGTAG CTTTAGTGAACAAATATATGCCAAGAACATTTGGCGATGCTATAATTCATATCAGCCATTTGGATTTCGCTGTGGAGCATCACAAACCACTTCCGGTGCATCCCGTGAAGCCGCCGTCGAAAGAGGAACAACAAATCGGTAAATATATCGCCGAAAATTTAGTAGTAGACGGAGCCACATTGCAAATGGGTATCGGAAGCATACCAGACGCGGTTCTATCGCTTCTGACAAGTCACCAGAATCTTGGAATTCATAGTGAAATGTTTAGCGATGGTGTAGTAGAGTTAGTGAAAAAGGGATGTATAACGAATAATCGCAAAACAATGCACAAAGGTAGAATCGTCGGTTCGTTCTGTGTTGGATCAGAGAAGTTGTACGATTTTATGAACAATAATCCTTTTATAG AAATGTTGGTAGTGGATTACGTGAACGATCCAAAAATAATAGCCAAACAACCGAATATGACGGCTATTAATTCGTGTATAGAAGTTGATATTACTGGTCAAATTTGTTCTGATAGTATTGGAACTAGGATGTATTCTGGATTCGGAGGACAATTAGATTTCATTATGGGTGCCGCTCTTAGCGAAGACCGTCAAGGAAAGCCTATCATTGCATTACAATCAGTTACCTCGAAGGGTGAAAGTAAAATTCAACCTGTTTTAAAGTCAg GTGCTGGTGTTGTTACAAACAGAGCAGTTGCACGATACGTGGTCACGGAATATGGAATTGCTAGTTTATTCGGTAAAAGTCTTCAACAACGATCATATGAACTAATTCAAATCGCCCATCCCGATCACAGAGAAGCGTTAGAAAAAGCGGCATTTGCACGTTTAAAAGTGATGCCAGCGCCATAA
- the LOC100645264 gene encoding ralA-binding protein 1 isoform X2 has product MKIRKQTYALTHRSPSKSKKTKAFKFPSKKEKREKSREKEGKEKDGEKEKDKKKKDKDEKDIEKEKRKEKEKDKAKQKLKDRKKGKHTGEDGLDIGEEQPIFGVSLHLAVERSRCHDGVELPLIVRDCIDFIEEHGMNVEGLYKVPGVKSKVQYLKKLYNHREPVNLSEFEPTVATSLLILFLRELPEPVLESSEMISRFEQAASTKDVAQREAQLIHLTQQLPKCNKVLLAWVILHLDHVTAREKTTKMNAQTISMTLSPVLQMSHRLLLALLFHCKALFPNVQLIKYVPPLSSGSVNLPDSVESIAAELSKQESLLSQIHMQMNAGFVTKSREEQLWEVQRMITQLKRKYKTVQKMEGAAQKSLDEEVKSNDETVVELNVQKTKAEEEDVEHVKSEVQATSTLTLKKNNKTHISEDNKEPTSTNITQSERNVYTHDKDIVDSGEASTLASQFNEQENTSSRINEDVSAVEPEPENAIDKLRESLIYEELLNMQALLKSRINQERNEIKRLMEMLTERGPEKKKPKERVHSPNEAEMTAMIQLVKENQLLEKKMTTLIRSIIEEKDACIELRVQLAVHQLAAKT; this is encoded by the exons ATGAAGATCAGGAAACAAA CATATGCTTTAACTCACAGAAGTCCTTCAAAGTCAAAAAAAACCAAAGCTTTCAAATTTCcatcaaagaaagaaaaacgtgaAAAATCCAGAGAAAAAGAGGGTAAAGAGAAGGATGgtgaaaaggaaaaagacaaaaagaaaaaggacaagGATGAGAAAGatatagagaaagagaaacgtaaagagaaagaaaaggataagGCAAAGCAAAAATTAAAAGATCGTAAAAAAGGAAAGCACACAGGGGAGGATGGCTTGGATATTGGGG AGGAGCAACCAATATTTGGTGTTAGCCTGCATTTAGCAGTGGAAAGAAGTCGTTGTCATGATGGTGTTGAACTACCTTTAATCGTAAGAGACTGCATTGATTTTATAGAAGAGCATGGAATGAATGTGGAGGGTTTGTATAAAGTACCAGGAGTGAAATCAAAagttcaatatttaaaaaaattatacaaccATAGAGAACCAGTAAATTTATCTGAATTTGAACCTACAGTAGCCACAAGCTTATTGATATTGTTCCTTAG GGAGCTACCAGAGCCTGTTCTAGAGAGTAGTGAAATGATATCAAGATTTGAACAAGCAGCATCTACAAAAGATGTTGCTCAAAGAGAAGCACAACTAATACACTTAACTCAACAGCTTCCTAAGTGTAATAAAGTTCTTCTCGCATGGGTCATATTACACTTAGATCATGTTACAGCACGA GAAAAAACAACTAAAATGAATGCTCAAACCATCTCAATGACTTTAAGTCCTGTATTACAAATGAGTCATAGACTATTATTAGCTTTGTTATTTCATTGCAAAGCTCTTTTTCCAAACgtacaattaataaaatatgtgcCGCCACTTTCGTCCGGTAGCGTTAATCTTCCAGATTCTGTAGAAAGTATAGCAGCTGAATTATCTAAACAAGAATCGTTACTCTCGCAAATACACATGCAAATGAACGCAGGTTTTGTTACAAAATCGCGCGAGGAACAATTATGGGAAGTACAACGTATGATAACGCAGTTAAAG aGGAAATATAAAACTGTGCAAAAAATGGAAGGTGCAGCGCAAAAAAGTTTAGATGAAGAGGTAAAATCAAATGACGAAACTGTAGTAGaattaaatgtacaaaaaaCAAAAGCAGAAGAGGAAGACGTAGAACATGTGAAATCAGAAGTTCAAGCAACATCTACTTTaacattaaaaaagaataataagacACATATTTCAGAAGACAATAAAGAACCAACAAGTACAAATATTACTCAAAGTGAACGAAATGTTTATACACATGACAAGGATATTGTTGACTCTGGCGAGGCATCTACACTTGCATCACAGTTTAATGAACAAGAAAATACTTCATCTAGAATAAATGAAGATG TTTCAGCAGTAGAGCCTGAGCCTGAAAATGCTATTGACAAATTAAGAGAGAGTTTAATTTatgaagaattattaaatatgcaAGCATTACTAAAATCGCGAATAAatcaagaaagaaatgaaattaaacgttTAATGGAAATGTTAACGGAACGTGGTCcagaaaagaaaaaaccaaAGGAAAGAGTACATTCGCCGAATGAAGCAGAGATGACAGCTATGATTCAATTAGTTAAAGAAAATCAGTTACTCGAG AAAAAGATGACTACTTTAATTCGCAGTATCATAGAAGAAAAGGATGCCTGTATAGAACTTCGTGTTCAATTAGCAGTTCATCAATTAGCAGCTAAAACCTGa
- the LOC100645264 gene encoding ralA-binding protein 1 isoform X1, with protein sequence MDFESPDVEKEFPGLYASESAKKSNESDFSDEGGHEKHSKKELLSGKRKEKKDRKDRGYATLEGESSPDEDQETKSPSKSKKTKAFKFPSKKEKREKSREKEGKEKDGEKEKDKKKKDKDEKDIEKEKRKEKEKDKAKQKLKDRKKGKHTGEDGLDIGEEQPIFGVSLHLAVERSRCHDGVELPLIVRDCIDFIEEHGMNVEGLYKVPGVKSKVQYLKKLYNHREPVNLSEFEPTVATSLLILFLRELPEPVLESSEMISRFEQAASTKDVAQREAQLIHLTQQLPKCNKVLLAWVILHLDHVTAREKTTKMNAQTISMTLSPVLQMSHRLLLALLFHCKALFPNVQLIKYVPPLSSGSVNLPDSVESIAAELSKQESLLSQIHMQMNAGFVTKSREEQLWEVQRMITQLKRKYKTVQKMEGAAQKSLDEEVKSNDETVVELNVQKTKAEEEDVEHVKSEVQATSTLTLKKNNKTHISEDNKEPTSTNITQSERNVYTHDKDIVDSGEASTLASQFNEQENTSSRINEDVSAVEPEPENAIDKLRESLIYEELLNMQALLKSRINQERNEIKRLMEMLTERGPEKKKPKERVHSPNEAEMTAMIQLVKENQLLEKKMTTLIRSIIEEKDACIELRVQLAVHQLAAKT encoded by the exons ATGGATTTCGAAAGTCCAGATGTAGAAAAAGAATTTCCTGGATTGTACGCTTCGGAATCAGCGAAAAAAAGTAACGAAAGCGATT TTAGTGATGAAGGTGGACATGAAAAACATTCTAAAAAAGAACTTCTTAGCggtaaacgaaaagaaaagaaagatcgaAAGGATCGAGGATATGCCACCTTAGAGGGTGAAAGTTCCCCTGATGAAGATCAGGAAACAAA AAGTCCTTCAAAGTCAAAAAAAACCAAAGCTTTCAAATTTCcatcaaagaaagaaaaacgtgaAAAATCCAGAGAAAAAGAGGGTAAAGAGAAGGATGgtgaaaaggaaaaagacaaaaagaaaaaggacaagGATGAGAAAGatatagagaaagagaaacgtaaagagaaagaaaaggataagGCAAAGCAAAAATTAAAAGATCGTAAAAAAGGAAAGCACACAGGGGAGGATGGCTTGGATATTGGGG AGGAGCAACCAATATTTGGTGTTAGCCTGCATTTAGCAGTGGAAAGAAGTCGTTGTCATGATGGTGTTGAACTACCTTTAATCGTAAGAGACTGCATTGATTTTATAGAAGAGCATGGAATGAATGTGGAGGGTTTGTATAAAGTACCAGGAGTGAAATCAAAagttcaatatttaaaaaaattatacaaccATAGAGAACCAGTAAATTTATCTGAATTTGAACCTACAGTAGCCACAAGCTTATTGATATTGTTCCTTAG GGAGCTACCAGAGCCTGTTCTAGAGAGTAGTGAAATGATATCAAGATTTGAACAAGCAGCATCTACAAAAGATGTTGCTCAAAGAGAAGCACAACTAATACACTTAACTCAACAGCTTCCTAAGTGTAATAAAGTTCTTCTCGCATGGGTCATATTACACTTAGATCATGTTACAGCACGA GAAAAAACAACTAAAATGAATGCTCAAACCATCTCAATGACTTTAAGTCCTGTATTACAAATGAGTCATAGACTATTATTAGCTTTGTTATTTCATTGCAAAGCTCTTTTTCCAAACgtacaattaataaaatatgtgcCGCCACTTTCGTCCGGTAGCGTTAATCTTCCAGATTCTGTAGAAAGTATAGCAGCTGAATTATCTAAACAAGAATCGTTACTCTCGCAAATACACATGCAAATGAACGCAGGTTTTGTTACAAAATCGCGCGAGGAACAATTATGGGAAGTACAACGTATGATAACGCAGTTAAAG aGGAAATATAAAACTGTGCAAAAAATGGAAGGTGCAGCGCAAAAAAGTTTAGATGAAGAGGTAAAATCAAATGACGAAACTGTAGTAGaattaaatgtacaaaaaaCAAAAGCAGAAGAGGAAGACGTAGAACATGTGAAATCAGAAGTTCAAGCAACATCTACTTTaacattaaaaaagaataataagacACATATTTCAGAAGACAATAAAGAACCAACAAGTACAAATATTACTCAAAGTGAACGAAATGTTTATACACATGACAAGGATATTGTTGACTCTGGCGAGGCATCTACACTTGCATCACAGTTTAATGAACAAGAAAATACTTCATCTAGAATAAATGAAGATG TTTCAGCAGTAGAGCCTGAGCCTGAAAATGCTATTGACAAATTAAGAGAGAGTTTAATTTatgaagaattattaaatatgcaAGCATTACTAAAATCGCGAATAAatcaagaaagaaatgaaattaaacgttTAATGGAAATGTTAACGGAACGTGGTCcagaaaagaaaaaaccaaAGGAAAGAGTACATTCGCCGAATGAAGCAGAGATGACAGCTATGATTCAATTAGTTAAAGAAAATCAGTTACTCGAG AAAAAGATGACTACTTTAATTCGCAGTATCATAGAAGAAAAGGATGCCTGTATAGAACTTCGTGTTCAATTAGCAGTTCATCAATTAGCAGCTAAAACCTGa
- the LOC100644580 gene encoding 4-hydroxybutyrate coenzyme A transferase isoform X1 produces MAALKRIVNLSKTLKTMTTTSRLCCPQTSRKTYFTYVNEPSMPILDKEPCWLKTADEAIEKAELDSDQLVFVQGAAATPTELLRAMTEYGARCDVRNVRLFHMHLEGEASFAKPENAKHFRSISFFIGGNVRPAVQTGHADCIPIFLHEIPRVFNEGYIKPDIALIHVTPPDHHGYCSLGTSVDCVRSAVSNSTRIVALVNKYMPRTFGDAIIHISHLDFAVEHHKPLPVHPVKPPSKEEQQIGKYIAENLVVDGATLQMGIGSIPDAVLSLLTSHQNLGIHSEMFSDGVVELVKKGCITNNRKTMHKGRIVGSFCVGSEKLYDFMNNNPFIEMLVVDYVNDPKIIAKQPNMTAINSCIEVDITGQICSDSIGTRMYSGFGGQLDFIMGAALSEDRQGKPIIALQSVTSKGESKIQPVLKSGAGVVTNRAVARYVVTEYGIASLFGKSLQQRSYELIQIAHPDHREALEKAAFARLKVMPAP; encoded by the exons ATGGCGGCTCTTAAACGAATAGTCAATCTATCTAAAACTCTTAAAACAATGACGACTACGTCTCGTCTGTGCTGTCCCCAAACATCGAGGAAGACCTATTTTACGTACGTGAACGAACCCTCTATGCCAATATTAGACAAAGAACCGTGCTGGCTCAAAACTGCCGATGAAGCGATCGAGAAAGCAGAATTAGATTCTG atcaACTCGTATTTGTCCAAGGTGCAGCAGCTACACCTACTGAACTGTTAAGGGCGATGACTGAATATGGTGCCCGATGTGACGTGAGAAATGTACGATTGTTTCACATGCATCTTGAGGGTGAGGCATCGTTCGCTAAGCCAGAAAATGCAA AACATTTCAGATCCATCAGCTTCTTCATTGGAGGCAACGTGAGACCAGCTGTTCAAACGGGTCACGCTGACTGCATTCCAATTTTCTTACATGAGATCCCACGAGTATTTAATGAAGGATATATAAAACCAGATATTGCCCTTATCCACGTTACTCCACCTGATCACCATGGATACTGCTCACTTGGTACTAGCGTAGATTGTGTACGATCTGCTGTGAGCAATTCTACACGCATCGTAG CTTTAGTGAACAAATATATGCCAAGAACATTTGGCGATGCTATAATTCATATCAGCCATTTGGATTTCGCTGTGGAGCATCACAAACCACTTCCGGTGCATCCCGTGAAGCCGCCGTCGAAAGAGGAACAACAAATCGGTAAATATATCGCCGAAAATTTAGTAGTAGACGGAGCCACATTGCAAATGGGTATCGGAAGCATACCAGACGCGGTTCTATCGCTTCTGACAAGTCACCAGAATCTTGGAATTCATAGTGAAATGTTTAGCGATGGTGTAGTAGAGTTAGTGAAAAAGGGATGTATAACGAATAATCGCAAAACAATGCACAAAGGTAGAATCGTCGGTTCGTTCTGTGTTGGATCAGAGAAGTTGTACGATTTTATGAACAATAATCCTTTTATAG AAATGTTGGTAGTGGATTACGTGAACGATCCAAAAATAATAGCCAAACAACCGAATATGACGGCTATTAATTCGTGTATAGAAGTTGATATTACTGGTCAAATTTGTTCTGATAGTATTGGAACTAGGATGTATTCTGGATTCGGAGGACAATTAGATTTCATTATGGGTGCCGCTCTTAGCGAAGACCGTCAAGGAAAGCCTATCATTGCATTACAATCAGTTACCTCGAAGGGTGAAAGTAAAATTCAACCTGTTTTAAAGTCAg GTGCTGGTGTTGTTACAAACAGAGCAGTTGCACGATACGTGGTCACGGAATATGGAATTGCTAGTTTATTCGGTAAAAGTCTTCAACAACGATCATATGAACTAATTCAAATCGCCCATCCCGATCACAGAGAAGCGTTAGAAAAAGCGGCATTTGCACGTTTAAAAGTGATGCCAGCGCCATAA
- the LOC100644463 gene encoding 4-hydroxybutyrate coenzyme A transferase, translating into MFGLNFRRNLESTFSKILPTKPFNMCGVRHIREPLQPLKRCPRWVCVEDAVKIINSEHLVFIQGGAATPNELIRAMTEHGVCNNLRGVRLIHMGLEGDAPFGSPEFEKHFRSVSFYISANLREAVNEGRADYIPIFLHEVPKLFYEKRIIPDVALIQVSVPDARGFCSLGVSVDCTRAAISSAKVIIAQVNEHMPRSFGDTAIHSSHIDWAVKYDCPLPCVASTPPNEIEQEIGKIIAQRLIDDGATLQLGIGNIPDAVLCSLGNHKDLGVHTEILGDTMVDLAERGNISNKMKIKHRGRTVSSLAIGTKRVYDFLHNNPFVEMLAINYVNDPRVILQQPKMTTINSCIEMDITGQICSDSLGCKMYSGFGGQLDFTRGAALGQDGRGKAIIAFPSVTSKGESKIQPVIKLGGGIVVTRAHAHYIVTEHGIANLFGKTLRQRANALIQIAHPDHRECLEKAAFERLKSNPTKYL; encoded by the exons atGTTTGGACTTAATTTTCGTCGAAATTTGGAGTCAACATTTAGCAAAATTTTACCGACAAAACCCTTTAATATGTGCGGTGTGAGGCATATACGAGAACCCTTACAACCTTTAAAACGATGTCCACGATGGGTTTGCGTAGAAGATGCAGTGAAAATTATCAATTCAG AGCATCTTGTTTTTATACAAGGAGGTGCAGCAACACCTAATGAATTAATACGTGCTATGACTGAACATGGTGTTTGTAATAATTTACGTGGAGTACGATTAATACATATGGGTCTTGAGGGTGATGCACCATTTGGAAGTCCTGAATTTGAGA AACATTTTAGATCTGTAAGCTTTTACATCAGTGCTAATCTTAGAGAGGCTGTTAATGAAGGCAGAGCAGATTATATTCCAATATTTCTTCACGAAGTACCAAAACTTTTTTACGAGAAGAGAATTATTCCAGATGTTGCATTAATTCAAGTCAGTGTCCCAGATGCTCGTGGTTTTTGTTCTTTAGGTGTAAGCGTGGATTGTACGCGTGCTGCGATTAGTTCAGCCAAAGTTATTATTG CTCAAGTTAATGAACATATGCCAAGATCATTTGGGGATACTGCTATTCATTCTAGTCATATTGATTGGGCTGTCAAATATGACTGTCCTTTACCATGCGTAGCTAGTACTCCACCAAATGAGATTGAACAAGAAATTGGCAAGATAATTGCACAAAGGCTAATAGATGATGGAGCAACCTTACAACTTGGGATTGGTAACATACCTGATGCTGTTCTCTGTTCTCTTGGTAATCATAAAGACTTGGGAGTCCATACAGAAATACTTGGTGATACAATGGTAGATTTAGCAGAACGagggaatatttcaaacaaaatgaaaataaagcatAGAGGACGTACGGTCAGTTCTCTGGCAATTGGTACGAAAAGAGTATATGACTTCTTACATAACAATCCATTTGTAG AAATGCTTGCAATTAATTACGTAAACGATCCTCGAGTAATATTACAACAACCTAAAATGACTACTATTAATTCTTGTATAGAAATGGATATTACTGGTCAAATATGTTCAGATAGTTTAGGTTGTAAAATGTACTCTGGATTTGGTGGCCAACTTGATTTTACTCGAGGTGCGGCATTGGGCCAGGATGGTCGAGGAAAAGCTATAATTGCGTTCCCTTCAGTAACAAGTAAAGGAGAAAGTAAAATTCAGCCAGTAATCAAACTTG GAGGTGGTATCGTGGTAACGAGAGCACATGCACACTACATAGTTACTGAGCATGGTATAGCAAATCTTTTTGGTAAAACGTTACGTCAAAGAGCAAATGCATTGATTCAAATTGCTCATCCTGATCATAGAGAATGTCTCGAAAAAGCTGCATTTGAAAGACTTAAATCTAAtccaacaaaatatttataa